A region from the Sulfurivermis fontis genome encodes:
- a CDS encoding TSUP family transporter, whose protein sequence is MELLSPEILLLLTLVAFIAGFVDAIAGGGGLLTVPALLAAGLPPAQALATNKLQGSFGSLAAALHFVRAGYVTWREMRLAIVCTFVGAAAGALAVQVLERDVLGRVVPVLLIFATLYFVFSPRVSDVHGARRIGDGVFALLIGTCVGFYDGFFGPGTGSFFVLAFIALLGLSARVATARTKILNFTSNFAALLLFVLGGKVLWTVGLPMAAGQFIGGRLGAGVVIGAGARVVKPMLVAVSLLLTLKVALESGGRLW, encoded by the coding sequence ATGGAACTGCTCTCGCCCGAAATCCTGCTGTTGCTGACGCTGGTGGCCTTCATCGCCGGTTTCGTCGATGCCATTGCCGGCGGCGGCGGCCTGCTCACCGTGCCGGCGCTGCTGGCCGCCGGTCTGCCGCCGGCGCAGGCGCTGGCCACCAACAAGCTGCAGGGGAGTTTCGGCAGCCTCGCCGCGGCGCTGCATTTCGTGCGCGCAGGTTATGTCACCTGGCGCGAGATGCGCCTGGCCATCGTCTGCACCTTCGTCGGCGCAGCGGCCGGGGCACTGGCGGTGCAGGTGCTGGAGCGCGATGTGCTGGGACGCGTGGTGCCTGTCCTGCTGATTTTCGCCACGCTGTATTTCGTGTTCTCGCCGCGGGTGAGCGACGTGCACGGTGCGCGCCGCATCGGCGATGGTGTGTTTGCGCTGCTGATCGGTACCTGCGTCGGGTTTTACGACGGCTTCTTCGGCCCGGGCACCGGCTCGTTCTTCGTGCTCGCCTTCATCGCCCTGCTCGGCCTGTCGGCCCGTGTCGCCACGGCGCGCACCAAGATCCTCAACTTCACCAGCAATTTCGCCGCGCTGCTGCTGTTCGTCCTCGGCGGCAAGGTGCTGTGGACCGTGGGCCTGCCCATGGCGGCGGGGCAATTCATCGGCGGCCGTCTCGGCGCCGGCGTGGTGATCGGTGCCGGGGCGCGGGTAGTGAAGCCGATGCTGGTGGCGGTGTCGCTGCTGCTGACCCTGAAGGTGGCGCTGGAGAGCGGCGGCCGCCTCTGGTAG
- a CDS encoding HsdM family class I SAM-dependent methyltransferase: MNRSLISDLIQPSLFPGEPDMLKETLSSGRIMARSLAVATATSAERLSLARLFCYHAAAFYWQAIGGPSPVRTLFSAIPTVKMPEQALPLADRMGTMAAQLPPEQAIYELGLTYNVMLPDEWRSAYGVYYTPPVLAERLLDQATQAGVDWSTCRALDPACGGGAFLAPVARRMKDAAGQCSPALLLKNIATRLHGYEIDPFSAWLSQLALDAVLLPVSKKARRPVPVQVKVCDALEQTPPAEGFDLVVGNPPYGRVKLDVQQRERYKRSIYGHANLYGLFTDLALHHTRKNGVVAYVTPTSFLAGRYFKNLRALLASETAPTSIDFVTERKGVFDSVLQETLLACYRKNGKRKLATVHTLTPISADKLRIESVGKFQLPLDGSTPWIIPRSGHQSVHMAHVNTLTHRLRDYGYGVSTGPLVWNRHKDQLYSTAGKGRLPLIWAEAVTSDGRFLFRAEKRGHQPYFEPRRGDDWLIVTAPCILLQRTTSKEQKRRLITAELPLEFIEQHGGAVVENHLNMVRPLDDKPAVSQATLRALLDSMVVDSVFRCLSGSVAVSAYELESLPLPPPASLKRLDKLVRSNAGPEAIDAECARLYGLDTA; this comes from the coding sequence ATGAACAGATCGCTCATTTCCGACCTCATACAACCGTCGCTGTTTCCTGGCGAGCCCGACATGCTTAAAGAGACTCTGTCATCCGGCCGCATCATGGCACGCAGCTTGGCTGTTGCCACCGCAACATCCGCCGAGCGACTCTCTCTAGCCCGCCTGTTTTGCTACCACGCCGCCGCGTTCTATTGGCAAGCCATCGGCGGCCCATCTCCCGTGCGCACGCTCTTCTCGGCAATACCAACCGTCAAGATGCCGGAACAGGCTCTGCCCTTAGCTGACCGCATGGGCACTATGGCCGCGCAGTTGCCACCGGAGCAAGCCATTTACGAACTCGGATTGACCTATAACGTGATGCTGCCCGATGAGTGGCGCTCCGCCTATGGCGTCTATTACACGCCTCCCGTTCTCGCCGAACGGCTGCTGGATCAGGCAACGCAGGCCGGCGTCGATTGGTCCACCTGCCGAGCCCTGGACCCTGCATGTGGTGGAGGGGCCTTCTTGGCACCGGTGGCGCGCCGCATGAAGGATGCCGCTGGGCAGTGTTCCCCGGCGCTCCTGCTGAAAAACATCGCCACTCGCCTGCACGGCTACGAAATCGATCCGTTTTCCGCCTGGCTGTCACAACTGGCGCTTGATGCCGTTCTGTTGCCGGTCAGCAAGAAGGCGCGTCGCCCGGTGCCGGTCCAAGTAAAGGTTTGCGATGCGCTGGAACAAACCCCGCCCGCGGAAGGCTTCGATCTCGTCGTCGGCAATCCGCCCTACGGGCGCGTAAAACTCGACGTGCAACAACGCGAGCGCTACAAGCGCAGCATCTACGGCCATGCCAACCTGTACGGCCTCTTCACCGACCTCGCGCTGCACCACACGCGCAAAAACGGTGTGGTGGCCTATGTCACGCCTACCTCCTTTCTAGCTGGCAGATACTTCAAAAACCTACGTGCCCTGCTGGCTAGCGAGACCGCGCCTACGAGCATCGACTTTGTGACTGAACGCAAAGGGGTCTTCGACAGCGTTCTGCAGGAAACCCTGCTGGCCTGCTATCGGAAGAACGGTAAGCGCAAATTGGCGACCGTCCATACCCTGACACCAATCTCAGCAGATAAGCTGCGCATCGAAAGCGTGGGCAAATTCCAGCTCCCGCTGGACGGCTCGACGCCATGGATCATTCCGCGCAGCGGCCATCAATCGGTACACATGGCCCACGTCAACACACTGACGCACCGCCTGCGCGACTACGGCTACGGCGTGAGCACCGGCCCGCTGGTGTGGAACCGCCACAAGGACCAGTTGTACAGCACCGCCGGCAAGGGACGCCTGCCGCTGATCTGGGCCGAGGCCGTCACCAGCGACGGGCGTTTCCTGTTCCGCGCCGAGAAACGCGGCCACCAGCCCTATTTTGAGCCGCGCCGGGGCGACGACTGGCTAATCGTCACCGCACCCTGCATCCTGCTGCAGCGCACCACCTCCAAGGAGCAGAAGCGCCGCCTGATCACCGCCGAGCTTCCCTTGGAATTCATCGAGCAGCATGGCGGTGCCGTGGTCGAGAATCACCTGAACATGGTGCGCCCACTGGACGACAAGCCCGCAGTGTCACAGGCGACACTGCGGGCATTACTCGACAGTATGGTCGTGGATTCCGTGTTCCGCTGTCTTAGCGGAAGCGTCGCTGTCTCCGCCTATGAACTTGAATCGCTGCCCCTGCCTCCGCCAGCCAGCCTCAAGCGCCTCGACAAGCTTGTGCGCAGCAACGCCGGGCCAGAGGCCATCGATGCCGAATGCGCCCGGCTCTATGGATTGGATACTGCATGA
- a CDS encoding form I ribulose bisphosphate carboxylase large subunit, which yields MAGKTYNAGVKEYRETYWDPNYTPKDSDILACFKVVPQAGVPREEAAAAVCAESSTATWTTVWTDLLTDLDYYKGRAYAIEDVPGDDEAFYAFIAYPMGLFEEGSVVNVFTSLVGNVFGFKAVRSLRLEDVRFPLWFVTTCDGPPHGIQVERDKLDKYGRPLLGCTIKPKLGLSAKNYGRAVYECLRGGLDFTKDDENVNSQPFMRWRDRFEFCQEAIEKAERETGERKGHYLNVTGPNMEEIYKRAEFAKEIGTPIIMSDYLTIGWAAQASLARWCRDNGMLLHVHRAMHGVIDRNPKHGINFRVLAKMARLLGADHLHSGTVVGKLEGDRDATLGWIDQMRERYVKEDRSRGIFFDQNWGHMPAVMPVASGGIHVWHMPALVSIFGDDSVLQFGGGTIGHPWGNAAGAAANRVALEACVQARNEGRVIEKEGKDILTNAAKSSPELKMAMETWKEIKFEFDTVDKLDVAHK from the coding sequence ATGGCAGGAAAGACTTATAACGCGGGCGTTAAAGAGTACCGCGAAACTTACTGGGATCCCAACTATACGCCGAAGGACAGCGACATCCTGGCCTGTTTCAAGGTCGTGCCGCAGGCCGGCGTACCGCGTGAAGAGGCCGCCGCTGCCGTATGTGCCGAGTCCTCCACCGCCACCTGGACCACGGTGTGGACCGACCTGCTGACCGACCTGGACTACTACAAGGGCCGTGCCTACGCCATCGAGGACGTGCCGGGTGACGACGAGGCGTTCTATGCGTTCATCGCCTACCCCATGGGATTGTTCGAAGAAGGTTCCGTAGTCAACGTCTTTACCTCCCTGGTCGGTAACGTATTCGGTTTCAAGGCGGTGCGTTCGCTGCGTCTGGAAGACGTGCGCTTTCCGCTGTGGTTCGTGACCACCTGCGATGGTCCCCCGCACGGTATTCAGGTCGAGCGCGACAAACTGGACAAGTATGGCCGTCCGCTGCTGGGCTGCACCATCAAGCCGAAGTTGGGTCTGTCCGCCAAGAACTATGGCCGCGCCGTATACGAGTGCCTGCGCGGCGGTCTGGACTTCACCAAGGACGACGAAAACGTCAACTCCCAGCCGTTCATGCGTTGGCGCGATCGTTTCGAGTTCTGCCAGGAAGCCATCGAGAAAGCCGAGCGCGAGACCGGCGAGCGCAAGGGACACTACCTGAACGTGACCGGACCCAACATGGAAGAGATTTACAAGCGCGCGGAGTTCGCCAAGGAGATCGGTACTCCGATCATCATGTCCGACTACCTGACCATCGGCTGGGCCGCCCAGGCCAGTCTGGCGCGCTGGTGCCGTGATAACGGGATGCTGCTGCATGTCCACCGTGCGATGCATGGTGTCATCGATCGCAATCCGAAGCACGGCATCAACTTCCGTGTGCTGGCCAAGATGGCACGTCTGCTCGGTGCCGACCACCTGCACTCTGGTACCGTCGTCGGCAAACTGGAGGGCGATCGCGATGCGACGCTCGGCTGGATCGATCAAATGCGTGAGCGTTATGTGAAGGAGGATCGTTCGCGCGGTATCTTCTTCGATCAGAACTGGGGCCACATGCCCGCCGTGATGCCTGTTGCTTCCGGTGGCATCCATGTCTGGCATATGCCCGCACTGGTTTCCATCTTCGGTGACGACTCCGTGCTGCAGTTCGGTGGTGGCACCATCGGCCATCCGTGGGGCAACGCCGCTGGCGCCGCTGCCAACCGCGTCGCACTGGAGGCCTGCGTGCAGGCCCGCAACGAAGGTCGTGTAATCGAGAAGGAAGGCAAGGATATTCTGACCAATGCCGCCAAATCCAGTCCTGAGCTGAAGATGGCGATGGAGACCTGGAAAGAGATCAAGTTCGAGTTCGACACCGTCGACAAGCTGGACGTGGCGCATAAGTAA
- a CDS encoding DUF1840 domain-containing protein, producing the protein MLVTFHSRAYADITLFGDVAKTLLKMMGHSGTVPGALLAEDIPAALTRLRAALAAKQQAHDEDKGDEEEDEEKEAKPPLDVRALPLVELLEASARRGCDVMWD; encoded by the coding sequence ATGCTGGTGACCTTTCACAGCCGCGCCTATGCCGATATCACTCTGTTCGGCGATGTCGCGAAAACCCTGCTCAAGATGATGGGCCATAGCGGCACCGTGCCCGGCGCCCTGCTGGCGGAGGACATCCCGGCGGCGCTGACGCGGCTGCGGGCGGCGTTGGCGGCGAAACAGCAGGCGCACGATGAGGACAAGGGAGACGAAGAAGAGGACGAGGAGAAGGAGGCGAAGCCCCCACTCGACGTGCGAGCGTTGCCCCTGGTCGAACTGCTGGAGGCCTCGGCGCGCCGGGGTTGCGACGTGATGTGGGATTGA
- a CDS encoding CbbQ/NirQ/NorQ/GpvN family protein, which produces MSEVNRDQYLVKSEPYYHPVADEVALYEAAYSVRMPVMLKGPTGCGKSRFVEYMAWKLGKPLITVACNEDMTASDLVGRFLLDINGTKWQDGPLAIAARIGAICYLDEVVEARQDTTVVIHPLTDHRRQLPLEKKGELINAHPDFQIVISYNPGYQSLMKDLKQSTKQRFGAMDFDYPAAEIETKIVAHESGVDEKTAAKLVQVAQRSRNLKGHGLDEGISTRLLVYAGQLIAKGIDAKAACRMALARPLTDDPDMRDTLDAAVDTFFG; this is translated from the coding sequence ATGAGCGAAGTCAATCGCGATCAGTACTTGGTGAAGAGCGAACCCTACTACCATCCCGTGGCTGATGAAGTGGCACTCTATGAGGCCGCTTACAGCGTGCGCATGCCGGTCATGCTCAAGGGTCCGACGGGTTGCGGCAAATCCCGCTTCGTGGAATACATGGCATGGAAACTCGGCAAGCCACTGATCACTGTGGCGTGTAACGAGGATATGACCGCATCCGATCTGGTGGGTCGTTTTCTGCTCGATATCAATGGGACCAAATGGCAGGATGGTCCATTGGCCATCGCTGCCCGCATCGGCGCCATCTGTTACCTCGATGAGGTGGTCGAAGCCCGCCAGGACACTACCGTGGTGATCCATCCGCTGACTGACCATCGCCGACAACTACCGCTGGAGAAGAAGGGCGAGCTGATCAATGCCCATCCGGATTTCCAGATCGTCATCTCCTACAACCCAGGCTACCAAAGCCTGATGAAGGATCTGAAACAGTCGACCAAGCAGCGTTTCGGCGCCATGGATTTCGACTATCCGGCGGCCGAGATTGAGACCAAGATCGTGGCCCATGAGTCCGGTGTCGATGAAAAGACCGCCGCGAAGCTGGTACAGGTGGCACAGCGTTCGCGCAATCTAAAGGGACACGGCCTTGACGAGGGCATCTCGACACGTCTGTTGGTCTATGCCGGGCAACTCATCGCCAAAGGCATCGACGCCAAGGCGGCCTGCCGCATGGCGCTGGCCCGTCCTCTCACCGACGATCCGGATATGCGTGATACCCTCGACGCCGCCGTGGATACCTTCTTCGGCTAA
- a CDS encoding ribulose bisphosphate carboxylase small subunit, which translates to MSEMQDYNSRLSDPNSRKLGTFSYLPQMDADQIRKQIQYIVDKGWNPAIEHTEPEEAGSHYWYMWKLPMFGETDVSRILDEIEACKKANPGHHVRLIGYDNIKQSQGANMIVHRAPIKS; encoded by the coding sequence ATGAGCGAAATGCAAGACTACAATTCCCGCCTGTCGGATCCGAACAGCCGCAAGCTGGGCACCTTCTCCTACCTGCCGCAGATGGATGCCGACCAGATCCGCAAGCAGATCCAGTACATCGTCGACAAGGGTTGGAACCCGGCAATCGAGCATACCGAGCCGGAAGAGGCCGGCAGCCACTACTGGTACATGTGGAAACTGCCGATGTTCGGTGAAACCGACGTCAGTCGCATTCTCGACGAGATCGAGGCGTGCAAAAAGGCCAATCCTGGTCACCACGTCCGTCTCATCGGTTACGACAACATCAAGCAGTCCCAGGGTGCGAACATGATCGTACATCGTGCCCCGATCAAGTCCTGA
- a CDS encoding BsuBI/PstI family type II restriction endonuclease: MTKTPLPPYTPKALVAERLPLIFPEGTSNRNYCIRDLAASTIFTMLYIGAIEGGDVYLGPKHVYLMTDEIAGQSDDEARYSYAADAMKPGYRPPGTRWYADNTREPIRDETLREGLLAIGAAYSRSDLPTTSSKPRYTLKADLAALFDPDLTGDELNQRIADWRKHNLNREVLARIAIRSRGAAASKDGVLVTFPNQETRRLIAGPSSVISKAVIETFAHTFLTDPAVLWLSESGNKVVTRDEELARAIGLHIEVDKNLPDIILVDLADEKPLLVFVEVVATDGPITERRRDALHLLTDKAGFDRRRVAFVTAYADRDTTALKKTVPSLAWGSFAWFMSEPDKLLGMHDFCRNPVRLQDILNLNVD, encoded by the coding sequence ATGACGAAAACGCCGCTTCCCCCCTACACGCCCAAAGCCCTGGTGGCGGAACGGCTGCCGTTAATCTTTCCGGAAGGCACATCCAACCGTAACTACTGCATCCGCGATCTTGCCGCCAGCACCATCTTCACCATGCTCTATATCGGCGCCATCGAGGGCGGCGACGTCTACCTCGGCCCGAAGCACGTTTATCTGATGACCGATGAAATCGCCGGGCAGTCCGACGATGAAGCACGATATAGCTACGCCGCCGATGCCATGAAGCCTGGATACCGGCCGCCAGGCACACGCTGGTATGCCGACAACACCCGCGAACCCATCCGCGACGAAACCCTGCGCGAGGGCCTGCTAGCCATAGGGGCGGCCTACTCTCGCAGCGACCTGCCCACCACATCGAGCAAACCGCGCTATACGCTCAAGGCCGACCTGGCCGCGCTGTTTGACCCCGACCTGACAGGTGATGAGCTGAACCAACGTATCGCCGATTGGAGAAAACATAATCTGAATCGGGAAGTCTTGGCGCGCATAGCCATACGAAGCCGTGGTGCGGCCGCCTCCAAGGACGGCGTACTAGTTACTTTCCCTAACCAGGAGACTCGTCGCCTCATAGCCGGCCCAAGTTCAGTCATCTCAAAGGCGGTAATCGAGACTTTCGCCCACACCTTCCTGACCGATCCGGCAGTTCTGTGGCTTAGTGAGAGCGGAAACAAGGTGGTAACACGCGATGAAGAATTGGCACGGGCCATCGGCCTGCATATCGAGGTAGACAAAAATCTCCCCGACATCATCTTGGTAGACTTGGCCGATGAAAAGCCGCTGCTGGTATTCGTAGAGGTGGTTGCCACCGATGGCCCAATAACAGAACGTCGCCGCGACGCACTGCACTTGTTGACCGACAAAGCCGGATTCGATCGCCGACGTGTGGCCTTTGTTACCGCCTATGCAGATCGGGACACAACAGCCCTCAAGAAGACCGTCCCATCATTGGCGTGGGGTAGCTTTGCATGGTTTATGTCTGAACCCGACAAGCTGCTTGGTATGCATGACTTTTGTAGAAACCCGGTACGCCTGCAGGACATACTGAACTTGAATGTCGATTGA
- a CDS encoding sodium/proline symporter, which translates to MIVTSFLAFLLFFVAIGLWSMRRSRHNSIDYLLAGRSVAPWLTALSAVATNNSGYMFIGLIGYTYLTGLAAIWMMLGWIIGDFIASSFIHRQVRLATERHDVHTFSGLLSRWQGGNYRVLRFLSGLMILLFLGTYAAAQLSAGSKALQVLFAWEHWAGAVMGAVMVLLYSFAGGIRASIWTDAAQSIVMIGAMFLLMAAALDSLGGWSAFVAGLHAVEPGYMQLFPVVEGYGPWLGPLLFVAGWLFAGFGVAGQPHIMIRFMALDDAENLRAARAWYYGWFTLFWSAAIIVGMGARLLLPEVASFDAELALPTLALQLLPEVLVGVILAGIFAATMSTADSLILSCAAALTRDFHWQKQDHYWLTKLGTVAVTLGALAIALSGHKSVYDLVLDAWGVLASAFAPLLAVYALGQRVSERLAVAMLIGGVLTMYGWSLYGPAAVYAVAPGISAGLLVFVAAKSFSRGFR; encoded by the coding sequence ATGATCGTCACCAGCTTTCTCGCCTTTCTGCTGTTCTTCGTCGCCATCGGCCTGTGGTCGATGCGCCGCAGCCGGCACAACAGCATCGACTACCTGCTCGCCGGCCGCAGCGTGGCGCCCTGGCTCACCGCGCTGTCGGCGGTGGCCACCAACAACAGCGGCTACATGTTCATCGGCCTCATCGGCTACACCTACCTCACCGGCCTCGCGGCGATCTGGATGATGCTGGGCTGGATCATCGGCGACTTCATCGCCTCCAGCTTCATCCACCGCCAGGTGCGCCTCGCCACCGAACGCCACGACGTGCATACCTTCAGCGGCCTGCTGTCACGCTGGCAGGGCGGCAATTACCGCGTGCTGCGTTTTCTGAGCGGACTGATGATCCTGCTGTTCCTCGGCACCTACGCCGCGGCGCAGCTCTCCGCCGGCAGCAAGGCCCTGCAGGTGCTGTTCGCGTGGGAGCACTGGGCCGGCGCGGTGATGGGGGCGGTGATGGTGCTGCTGTATTCCTTCGCCGGCGGCATCCGCGCCTCCATCTGGACCGATGCGGCGCAGTCCATCGTGATGATCGGCGCCATGTTCCTGCTCATGGCGGCAGCCCTCGACAGCCTGGGCGGCTGGAGCGCCTTCGTGGCGGGGCTGCATGCGGTCGAACCCGGTTACATGCAATTGTTCCCCGTGGTAGAGGGTTACGGTCCCTGGCTCGGCCCGCTGCTGTTCGTGGCGGGCTGGCTGTTCGCCGGCTTCGGCGTCGCCGGCCAGCCGCACATCATGATCCGCTTCATGGCGCTGGACGATGCAGAAAATCTCCGCGCCGCCCGCGCCTGGTACTACGGCTGGTTCACCCTGTTCTGGAGCGCCGCCATCATCGTCGGCATGGGCGCGCGCCTGCTGCTGCCGGAGGTGGCGAGCTTCGACGCCGAACTGGCCTTGCCGACGCTGGCGCTGCAACTGCTGCCCGAGGTGCTGGTGGGCGTGATCCTCGCCGGCATCTTCGCCGCCACCATGTCCACCGCCGACTCGCTGATCCTGAGCTGCGCCGCCGCGCTGACGCGCGACTTCCACTGGCAGAAACAGGATCACTACTGGCTCACCAAGCTGGGCACCGTCGCCGTCACCCTCGGCGCCCTCGCCATCGCCCTGTCCGGCCACAAGAGCGTATACGACCTGGTGCTCGACGCCTGGGGTGTGCTGGCCTCCGCCTTCGCGCCGCTGCTTGCGGTCTACGCCCTCGGCCAGCGCGTGAGTGAACGGCTGGCCGTCGCCATGCTGATCGGCGGTGTGCTCACCATGTACGGCTGGAGCCTGTACGGGCCGGCGGCGGTGTACGCGGTGGCGCCCGGCATCAGTGCCGGCCTGCTGGTGTTCGTCGCGGCGAAGTCGTTCAGCCGCGGTTTTCGATAA
- a CDS encoding rhodanese-like domain-containing protein, translating to MKRYIIAGWLLALWLPLQSLAAGAVLSAPEALAAMEAGRLTLVDIRTPPEWRQTGVARGASRLDMRHPQGGQGFVNDLLKMVGGDKNAPIGLICRTGNRTTQVQKFLEAQGFTNIYNVKEGMAGSGAGPGWLRRGLPVEQCTRC from the coding sequence ATGAAGCGTTACATCATTGCAGGATGGCTGCTGGCGCTGTGGTTGCCGCTGCAGTCCCTTGCCGCCGGTGCGGTGCTCTCCGCCCCCGAGGCGTTGGCCGCCATGGAGGCCGGCAGGCTGACCCTGGTCGATATCCGCACGCCGCCGGAGTGGCGCCAGACCGGTGTTGCCAGGGGCGCCAGCCGGCTCGACATGCGGCACCCGCAGGGTGGGCAGGGATTCGTCAATGACCTGCTGAAGATGGTCGGTGGCGACAAGAACGCGCCCATCGGCCTCATCTGCCGCACCGGCAACCGCACCACCCAGGTGCAGAAATTCCTGGAGGCGCAGGGTTTCACCAATATCTACAACGTGAAGGAAGGCATGGCCGGCAGCGGTGCCGGTCCGGGCTGGCTGCGCCGCGGCCTGCCGGTGGAGCAGTGCACGCGCTGCTGA
- a CDS encoding Dyp-type peroxidase produces the protein MPTPQSAILALDGPAGLFLVLHLKPRADEAVRRAAATFPALLEEISSIAPAAQLVGTLAFGAEQWDRLSRTRPKLLKPFAPLDGGTLRAPATGGDLLLHLHSARADLNYLLANRFVTPLRPWIERTEETPAFRYLDARDLTGFIDGTENPQEQEERREVALIGDEDSEFAGGSYVIAQRYVHHLERWNAMPQREQEGIIGRSKPDSVELDDAVKPPTAHIARVVIEEDGEELEIVRHSLPYGAVCGESGLFFLAYSRDLTIYDKMLQRMFGLSGDGLHDRLMEFTEAVSGGYFFAPSVERLRTL, from the coding sequence ATGCCCACCCCGCAATCCGCCATCCTCGCCCTGGACGGCCCCGCCGGCCTGTTTCTGGTACTGCACCTCAAGCCCCGCGCCGATGAGGCCGTGCGTCGGGCCGCGGCGACCTTCCCGGCATTGCTGGAAGAAATTTCTTCCATCGCGCCCGCGGCACAACTGGTCGGCACGCTGGCCTTCGGCGCAGAGCAGTGGGATCGCCTGAGCAGGACGCGGCCGAAACTGCTCAAGCCCTTCGCTCCCCTCGACGGCGGCACACTGCGCGCCCCGGCCACCGGCGGCGATCTGCTGCTGCACCTGCACTCGGCGCGCGCCGACCTCAACTACCTGCTGGCCAACCGCTTCGTCACACCGCTCAGGCCCTGGATTGAACGCACCGAGGAGACGCCCGCCTTCCGCTATCTCGATGCGCGCGACCTCACCGGCTTCATCGACGGCACGGAGAATCCGCAGGAGCAGGAGGAGCGGCGCGAGGTGGCGCTGATCGGTGACGAGGACAGCGAGTTCGCCGGCGGCAGTTATGTCATCGCCCAGCGCTACGTGCATCACCTGGAGCGCTGGAACGCCATGCCGCAGCGGGAGCAGGAGGGCATCATCGGCCGCAGCAAGCCCGACTCGGTGGAGCTGGACGACGCGGTGAAGCCGCCGACCGCGCACATCGCCCGCGTGGTGATCGAGGAGGACGGTGAGGAACTGGAGATCGTGCGCCACAGCCTGCCCTACGGCGCGGTGTGCGGCGAAAGCGGCCTGTTCTTCCTCGCCTATTCCCGCGACCTGACCATCTACGACAAGATGCTGCAACGCATGTTCGGCCTGAGCGGCGACGGCCTGCATGACCGCTTGATGGAATTCACCGAGGCGGTGAGCGGCGGATATTTCTTCGCGCCGTCGGTGGAGCGGCTGCGTACCCTGTAG